In Prosthecodimorpha staleyi, the following are encoded in one genomic region:
- the sctX gene encoding type III secretion apparatus assembly protein SctX: protein MRIRYLDRGVESISVWQEQDEVHLPKEGGLAPAFLPQYRALDEITRRPSLDERLPRLLQPDFLDPDLLDPATLTDTRIAVRDQFIAEAARSSGRRKAVLELAASHLEDSVAMDEEVRRSLAVLLRG from the coding sequence ATGCGCATCCGGTATCTCGATCGCGGCGTCGAATCGATCTCCGTCTGGCAGGAACAGGACGAGGTCCACCTGCCCAAGGAAGGCGGGTTGGCACCGGCCTTTCTGCCGCAATACCGTGCGCTGGACGAGATCACGCGACGCCCGTCTCTGGACGAACGCCTGCCGCGCCTCCTGCAGCCGGATTTTCTCGATCCGGACCTGCTCGATCCGGCGACCCTGACCGATACGCGCATCGCCGTGCGCGATCAGTTCATCGCCGAGGCGGCGCGCTCGAGCGGGCGGCGCAAGGCGGTGCTGGAACTGGCGGCAAGCCACCTGGAAGATTCCGTCGCCATGGACGAGGAGGTCCGGCGATCGCTCGCCGTCCTCCTGCGCGGCTGA
- a CDS encoding tetratricopeptide repeat protein — translation MSIIDGMMNSEGQMIGALQVSEKLLEQFFGTAEFTPKQKEIIDLVREGIPLGSIMGITQQHRDAMFTFAVQAIQAGDRQKARDILLQNYLFDPLEENRSVYAIANTYQLDGVFDGAAKLYLNFLAMDATNPDGYLRLGECFMAAQEYDNAQQSFESAARFAERGLGSKGAAEHAAKMLAVLAERRAEASN, via the coding sequence GTGTCGATCATCGATGGGATGATGAACTCCGAAGGCCAGATGATCGGAGCGCTTCAGGTCAGCGAGAAGCTGCTGGAGCAGTTTTTCGGGACGGCTGAATTCACCCCGAAGCAGAAAGAGATCATCGATCTGGTCCGTGAAGGCATTCCTTTGGGATCGATCATGGGCATCACGCAGCAGCATCGCGATGCGATGTTCACCTTTGCGGTTCAGGCCATCCAGGCCGGCGACCGTCAGAAGGCGCGCGACATCCTGCTTCAGAATTATCTGTTCGATCCGCTGGAGGAGAACCGCTCCGTCTATGCGATCGCCAACACCTATCAGCTTGACGGCGTCTTCGACGGTGCCGCCAAGCTCTACCTGAACTTCCTGGCCATGGATGCCACCAACCCCGACGGCTATCTGCGTCTCGGCGAGTGCTTCATGGCGGCGCAGGAATACGACAACGCCCAGCAGAGCTTCGAAAGTGCGGCCCGTTTCGCCGAGCGTGGTCTCGGCAGCAAGGGTGCCGCCGAACACGCGGCCAAGATGCTCGCCGTCCTGGCCGAGCGCCGCGCCGAAGCCAGCAACTAA
- the sctE gene encoding type III secretion system translocon subunit SctE, with protein MASIGGVGTVGGNQQISQTELKGKDITGSGNLGQNGPTPDLNNVQGYTEMMAALGSLLPQMSGDMVEVFLAEITAKMKESEDKASTDKYKADQEAKRTELGAKKAKIDEAEKKIQESIDKRNSGNIFDIIGLIFQAIAAALAIVLGALLSAVCPVAGALLIAAGVVGIVMMIDSAVQMATGLGIAGNIAKAAGASPEECAKADMGFRIAMAIVGIALAIATAVVTGGASFASSVAQLSNAVQSFQKVAQTIQNITTMASAVNEVVTTSIKADAAVTEGEAKKLQAKAMEKDANIQLLEELIDMSLQRLIAAGNRFNEMMDMITDMIKDKGDMLSNAKFTG; from the coding sequence ATGGCTAGCATCGGTGGCGTCGGCACGGTCGGTGGCAATCAGCAGATTTCCCAGACCGAACTCAAGGGCAAGGACATCACGGGATCGGGCAATCTCGGGCAGAACGGCCCGACTCCTGACCTGAACAATGTCCAGGGCTATACGGAGATGATGGCCGCACTCGGCTCGCTTCTCCCGCAGATGTCGGGCGACATGGTTGAGGTCTTCCTCGCCGAGATCACGGCGAAGATGAAGGAGAGCGAGGACAAGGCGTCCACCGACAAGTACAAGGCGGACCAGGAGGCCAAGCGCACCGAGCTCGGCGCCAAGAAGGCGAAGATCGACGAAGCGGAAAAGAAGATCCAGGAGTCGATCGACAAGCGCAACAGCGGCAACATCTTCGACATCATCGGCCTGATCTTCCAGGCTATCGCGGCCGCGCTGGCCATCGTGCTCGGCGCCCTCTTGTCCGCGGTCTGCCCGGTGGCCGGTGCCCTGCTGATCGCGGCCGGCGTGGTCGGCATCGTGATGATGATCGACTCGGCGGTCCAAATGGCGACAGGCCTCGGCATCGCCGGCAACATCGCCAAGGCGGCCGGCGCCTCGCCGGAGGAATGCGCCAAGGCCGACATGGGCTTCCGCATCGCCATGGCGATCGTCGGCATCGCCCTCGCCATCGCCACCGCGGTGGTCACCGGCGGCGCCTCCTTCGCCAGCTCGGTCGCCCAGTTGAGCAACGCCGTGCAGTCGTTCCAGAAGGTCGCGCAGACCATCCAGAACATCACCACCATGGCGAGCGCCGTGAACGAAGTCGTCACGACGAGTATCAAGGCCGACGCCGCGGTTACCGAAGGCGAAGCCAAGAAGCTCCAGGCCAAGGCCATGGAGAAGGATGCCAATATCCAGCTCCTCGAAGAGCTGATCGATATGTCGCTGCAGCGCCTGATCGCTGCCGGCAATCGGTTCAACGAGATGATGGACATGATCACCGACATGATCAAGGACAAGGGTGACATGCTTTCCAACGCCAAATTCACCGGCTGA
- a CDS encoding type III secretion system chaperone has protein sequence MSANFETTIRRLWSGLRLPAPTFRDKPEVTLSIDGTDLKLAETADGRGLTVSGRLGRLSADPGERDGQTRRLLQIGLGLMASNCSWVGVDPDDPAGATMLAEARFDYADGRGDRLIGVIENVIQAVEILSPELSTRSRREPDHRGGTGGLEEAMIFRP, from the coding sequence ATGAGCGCGAATTTCGAGACCACCATCAGACGGCTGTGGTCGGGGCTCAGGCTCCCGGCGCCGACCTTTCGCGACAAGCCGGAAGTGACGCTCTCGATCGACGGCACCGATCTCAAGCTGGCGGAAACCGCCGACGGTCGCGGCCTGACCGTCTCCGGGCGGCTCGGCCGGCTCTCCGCCGATCCCGGCGAACGCGACGGGCAGACCCGACGGCTTCTGCAGATCGGACTCGGGCTGATGGCCTCCAACTGCAGTTGGGTCGGTGTCGATCCCGACGATCCGGCCGGGGCGACCATGCTCGCCGAAGCGCGGTTCGATTATGCCGACGGCCGCGGCGACCGGTTGATCGGCGTGATCGAGAATGTCATCCAGGCGGTCGAAATTCTGTCGCCTGAACTGTCCACGCGGTCCCGGCGGGAGCCGGACCATCGCGGCGGGACGGGCGGCCTGGAGGAGGCCATGATCTTCAGGCCGTAG
- a CDS encoding tetratricopeptide repeat protein yields METMTAQTDSAQTGSAVDAFGRLLVEAEIGKNLGLAADDLAVGLDIAKSLLERGQPVRAMRIYCALVLCFPTVADYQIGLANCALQLEEHYMALQAASAVIALEPRNPRGYFLSGRACLAAGELAEAREDLADALRLAKESGDTLVATEAERLLKTAEAKPS; encoded by the coding sequence ATGGAAACCATGACCGCGCAGACCGACTCTGCCCAGACCGGCTCGGCCGTCGACGCCTTCGGCCGGCTTCTGGTCGAAGCCGAGATCGGCAAGAATCTCGGCCTCGCCGCCGACGATCTCGCCGTCGGCCTGGATATCGCCAAAAGCCTCCTGGAGCGCGGGCAGCCGGTCCGCGCGATGCGCATCTATTGCGCGCTGGTGCTGTGCTTCCCGACGGTCGCCGATTACCAGATCGGCCTCGCCAACTGCGCCCTGCAGCTTGAGGAGCACTACATGGCGCTGCAGGCCGCCTCGGCCGTGATCGCGCTCGAGCCGCGCAATCCGCGCGGCTATTTCCTGTCCGGGCGGGCCTGCCTGGCTGCCGGCGAGCTCGCCGAAGCCCGCGAAGATCTTGCCGACGCGCTGCGGCTGGCCAAGGAAAGCGGCGACACCCTCGTCGCGACGGAGGCCGAGCGCCTGCTCAAGACGGCCGAAGCCAAGCCGTCCTGA
- the sctV gene encoding type III secretion system export apparatus subunit SctV: protein MMKFLQMLSKRNDLFLAFLLICIVFMMILPLPIWLVDTLIALNLSISAVLLMAAMYLKDVVQLSAFPSLLLLTTLFRLALAISTTRLILIQADAGHIVETFGNFVVGGNLIVGMVVFLILTIVNFMVITKGSERVAEVSARFSLDSMPGKQMSIDSDMRAGLIELDEAKRRRSKLEKESQLYGAMDGAMKFVKGDAIAGLIIIAVNLIGGITIGTLQRGLEVGDALNRYALLTIGDGLVQQIPALFISITAGFIVTRVSSDENQDLGSDIAMQLMNEPKALLITSVILAIFAVVPGFPAVVFASLAIAFATLGWMTQRKRRRSSSQQRSSEMPALAPAIAPKGMVPSFPKKDDDIEDLEPVEAVTFALTVPLIVDIASSVRNSIRPEKLDREVARVRRALYFDLGVPFPGIHLRLNDNLKDGEYRIMVNEIPVAAGAARPGYFIVRETEANLKMFDIPFERGDDFLPHTPSYWVSNKHLALVEKAGVQVMTLSSMLTYHLAHVLKSNASEFIGIQETMYLLNQMQKNFGELVKEVTRTLPVITINDVLQRLVGEEISIRDMRTVLEALVEWGQREKDPIVLAEHVRSALSRYITHKFSGGQNLIPAYLISKEIEDAVRGAVRQTSGASYLALSPDIHRQLITSMKNVIGNVSHHALPPVILAPMDIRRFMRKIVERDFPDLAVLSYQELAPYANVQPLERVKLVSQIASG, encoded by the coding sequence ATGATGAAATTCCTGCAGATGCTGTCCAAGCGGAACGACCTGTTCCTGGCCTTCCTGCTGATCTGCATCGTCTTCATGATGATCCTGCCGCTGCCCATCTGGCTGGTGGACACGCTCATCGCGCTGAACCTGTCGATCTCCGCCGTACTTCTCATGGCGGCGATGTATCTGAAGGACGTGGTCCAGCTTTCGGCCTTCCCGTCCCTGCTGCTGCTCACGACGCTGTTCCGGCTGGCGCTCGCCATTTCCACCACGCGCCTGATCCTGATCCAGGCCGATGCCGGCCATATCGTCGAGACCTTCGGCAACTTCGTCGTCGGCGGCAACCTGATCGTCGGCATGGTGGTGTTCCTGATCCTGACCATCGTCAACTTCATGGTCATCACCAAGGGCTCGGAACGCGTCGCCGAAGTGTCCGCGCGCTTCTCGCTCGATTCCATGCCGGGCAAGCAGATGTCGATCGATTCCGACATGCGCGCCGGCCTGATCGAGCTCGACGAGGCGAAGCGGCGGCGGTCCAAGCTGGAGAAGGAAAGTCAGCTCTACGGCGCCATGGACGGCGCCATGAAGTTCGTCAAGGGCGACGCCATCGCGGGCCTGATCATCATCGCCGTCAACCTGATCGGCGGCATCACGATCGGCACCCTGCAGCGCGGCCTGGAGGTCGGCGATGCACTCAACCGTTACGCGCTGCTGACCATCGGCGACGGTCTCGTCCAGCAGATCCCGGCGCTGTTCATCTCGATCACGGCCGGCTTCATCGTCACCCGCGTGTCCTCGGACGAGAACCAGGATCTCGGCAGCGACATCGCCATGCAGTTGATGAACGAGCCGAAGGCTCTGCTCATCACTTCGGTGATCCTGGCCATCTTCGCCGTGGTGCCCGGCTTCCCGGCGGTCGTCTTCGCGTCGCTGGCGATCGCCTTCGCGACGCTCGGCTGGATGACCCAGAGGAAGCGCCGGCGCTCCTCCAGCCAGCAGCGCTCCTCCGAGATGCCCGCGCTGGCGCCGGCCATCGCGCCGAAGGGCATGGTGCCGTCCTTCCCCAAGAAGGACGACGACATCGAGGATCTGGAGCCGGTCGAGGCCGTCACCTTCGCGCTGACCGTGCCGCTGATCGTCGACATCGCCTCCTCGGTACGCAACTCGATCCGTCCCGAGAAGCTCGACCGCGAGGTCGCCCGCGTCCGCCGGGCGCTCTATTTCGACCTCGGCGTGCCGTTCCCGGGCATCCACCTTCGCCTCAACGACAATCTGAAGGACGGCGAATACCGGATCATGGTCAACGAGATCCCGGTTGCCGCCGGCGCGGCGCGGCCGGGCTATTTCATCGTCCGCGAGACGGAAGCGAACCTGAAGATGTTCGACATTCCGTTCGAGCGCGGCGATGATTTCCTCCCGCATACGCCGAGCTACTGGGTCTCCAACAAGCATCTGGCACTGGTCGAGAAGGCCGGCGTCCAGGTCATGACGCTGTCCAGCATGCTGACCTACCATCTGGCGCATGTGCTGAAGAGCAACGCCTCCGAGTTCATCGGCATCCAGGAGACCATGTATCTGCTCAACCAGATGCAGAAGAACTTCGGCGAACTGGTCAAGGAGGTGACCCGCACCCTGCCGGTGATCACCATCAACGACGTGCTGCAGCGGCTGGTCGGCGAGGAGATCTCGATCCGCGACATGCGCACCGTTCTGGAGGCGCTGGTCGAGTGGGGTCAGCGCGAGAAGGACCCGATCGTCCTCGCCGAGCATGTGCGCAGCGCGCTGTCACGCTACATCACGCATAAGTTCTCCGGCGGCCAGAACCTCATCCCGGCCTATCTGATCTCCAAGGAGATCGAGGATGCCGTGCGCGGTGCGGTTCGCCAGACCTCGGGCGCGTCGTATCTGGCCCTGTCGCCCGACATCCACCGCCAGTTGATCACCTCGATGAAGAATGTGATCGGCAATGTCAGCCATCACGCCCTGCCGCCGGTGATCCTGGCGCCGATGGATATCCGGCGCTTCATGCGCAAGATCGTCGAGCGCGACTTCCCCGATCTGGCCGTGCTCTCCTATCAGGAGCTCGCGCCCTACGCGAATGTGCAGCCGCTGGAGCGGGTCAAGCTCGTCAGCCAGATCGCATCGGGTTGA
- a CDS encoding MotA/TolQ/ExbB proton channel family protein: MDRQKVTIYAVGLAGAFALHLAIHGAGWPGPVLSIAALGVAGLVLAQFPPLALRHPDLLRASVLLIGGLALAMPLLFDPGAPAGGGPLGGSPLGGGSSGGGAGIAGSEAVLWPQILVAFFASRVLAAETEARFAAFWADPLGTTGPVGVQSSLAALFLGAALGLVFHLALPWLKALAPAGPSGILVTALAGSTALHSAIIVLFFVILAHLADALRLHLADAAALASLRRRGRTRAGGSNDLNDLVADEIAVRPSSRLLRLVADWVVRSGRPDSDAGPLSPAAAQDGFHRAARQFARGLVPFLPLLGFLGTVVGLAAAMAELPQGLGAGGGGADIAASLAGLAIKFETTLLGLIGSIVASLLIAVMERRETELAAEARRVVGALVAAEAVRHG; the protein is encoded by the coding sequence GTGGATCGCCAGAAGGTCACGATCTATGCCGTCGGTCTCGCGGGTGCCTTCGCGCTGCATCTGGCGATCCATGGCGCGGGCTGGCCGGGCCCGGTCCTGAGCATCGCGGCCCTCGGCGTGGCTGGCCTCGTGCTCGCCCAGTTCCCGCCCCTGGCACTACGCCATCCAGACCTCCTGCGCGCCTCCGTGCTGCTGATCGGCGGCCTCGCCCTGGCGATGCCGCTGCTGTTCGACCCGGGCGCCCCGGCCGGTGGTGGCCCGCTTGGTGGTAGCCCGCTTGGTGGTGGGTCGTCGGGTGGCGGCGCGGGGATTGCCGGATCGGAGGCGGTGCTCTGGCCGCAGATCCTGGTCGCGTTCTTCGCCAGCCGCGTGCTCGCTGCGGAGACCGAAGCCCGCTTTGCGGCCTTCTGGGCCGATCCGCTCGGCACGACCGGGCCGGTCGGCGTGCAGTCGAGCCTCGCCGCGCTGTTCCTCGGTGCCGCGCTCGGCCTCGTCTTCCATCTCGCCCTGCCCTGGCTCAAGGCGCTCGCACCCGCCGGGCCGTCCGGCATCCTGGTCACCGCGCTGGCCGGCAGCACGGCGCTGCATAGCGCGATCATCGTGCTGTTCTTCGTCATTCTCGCGCATCTGGCCGATGCGCTGCGGCTGCATCTCGCCGATGCCGCCGCACTGGCAAGCCTGCGCCGGCGCGGCCGTACGCGCGCCGGCGGCTCGAACGATCTGAACGACCTGGTGGCCGACGAGATCGCCGTGCGGCCGTCGAGCCGACTGCTGCGCCTGGTCGCCGACTGGGTCGTCCGCAGCGGCCGCCCGGACTCCGACGCGGGTCCCCTGTCGCCCGCCGCCGCCCAGGACGGCTTCCACCGCGCCGCCCGCCAATTCGCCCGCGGCCTGGTCCCCTTCCTGCCGCTGCTCGGCTTTCTCGGCACCGTGGTCGGCCTCGCCGCCGCCATGGCGGAACTGCCGCAGGGCCTCGGCGCGGGCGGCGGTGGCGCCGACATCGCGGCGAGCCTCGCCGGCCTCGCCATCAAGTTCGAAACCACGCTCCTCGGCCTGATCGGCTCGATCGTCGCCTCGCTGCTGATCGCCGTCATGGAACGCCGGGAGACCGAACTCGCCGCCGAGGCGCGCCGGGTGGTCGGCGCGCTCGTCGCCGCGGAGGCCGTCCGCCATGGCTGA
- the sctI gene encoding type III secretion system inner rod subunit SctI has protein sequence MTTIGFSLGGQLAASAGHSEHSGYEVLTTAASPDKKSTGLFDAALDRAVSGSQTTKVAAVDAPKPVAGAVATDSVSTATGGMRLSQLFGGPGGARPVTGQPGAAPALNGQATTGARPVAGQTVNGQTAISQTTPTPTSGTAATTDRERARRALELDAPAAKTTVPAEGSGDAIIEGMQKLRGVFDAREAQLGKLMSHSHMDVNTMMAMQMELVRFSLLVEVTSKLTGKSTQAFDTLMKGQ, from the coding sequence ATGACCACGATCGGTTTCTCGCTGGGCGGCCAGTTGGCAGCGTCTGCCGGCCATTCCGAACATTCCGGCTACGAAGTACTGACGACGGCGGCCTCGCCCGACAAGAAGAGCACCGGCCTCTTCGACGCGGCCCTCGACCGAGCGGTGAGCGGCAGCCAGACCACAAAGGTTGCGGCCGTCGATGCGCCGAAGCCCGTCGCCGGCGCAGTCGCGACCGATTCCGTATCGACCGCCACCGGCGGCATGCGGCTGAGCCAGCTTTTCGGTGGACCGGGCGGCGCAAGGCCGGTCACCGGCCAGCCCGGCGCCGCACCGGCCCTGAACGGTCAGGCGACCACGGGTGCCCGCCCGGTTGCCGGCCAGACGGTCAACGGTCAGACGGCGATTTCGCAGACCACCCCGACGCCGACATCGGGAACCGCCGCAACGACGGATCGCGAGCGCGCCCGGCGCGCCCTCGAACTCGACGCTCCGGCGGCCAAGACCACGGTGCCGGCCGAGGGCAGCGGCGACGCGATCATCGAGGGCATGCAGAAGCTGCGCGGCGTGTTCGACGCCCGCGAGGCGCAGCTCGGCAAGCTGATGTCGCACAGCCACATGGACGTCAACACCATGATGGCCATGCAGATGGAACTGGTGCGTTTTTCGCTCCTGGTCGAGGTCACGTCCAAGCTGACGGGCAAATCGACACAAGCCTTCGATACTCTGATGAAGGGCCAGTGA
- the sctJ gene encoding type III secretion system inner membrane ring lipoprotein SctJ has product MLSKLLLRVCVLIGALALAGCQNDLYSNLTEPEANQILAVLMSNGVQAEKVSVGKEGFKITVESKDMLRAIALLKDTGYPRSSRESIGKVFQKSGIMSSPFEERVRYIYALGEDVAQTLSNIDGVVTARVHIVLPDAPQLGQPVKPSSAAVFIKHQPGVDLDFFVPQIRRLVSSAIEGLEYSAVTVVLADAQPTKVATPGPEAAQFTEVVPGVSIKTADATRFWQIVSGTGALIAALLVALIASLVAYARKGRSRRDGSNALVEPS; this is encoded by the coding sequence TTGCTGTCCAAGTTGCTCTTGCGCGTCTGTGTCCTCATCGGTGCGCTGGCTCTCGCCGGCTGCCAGAACGACCTCTATTCGAACCTGACGGAACCGGAAGCCAACCAGATCCTGGCCGTCCTGATGTCCAACGGCGTTCAGGCCGAGAAGGTTTCCGTCGGCAAGGAAGGCTTCAAGATCACGGTCGAATCCAAGGACATGCTGCGCGCCATCGCGCTGCTGAAGGATACCGGCTATCCGCGCAGTTCGCGCGAATCGATCGGCAAGGTGTTCCAGAAATCCGGCATCATGTCGTCGCCGTTCGAGGAGCGGGTCCGCTACATCTATGCGCTCGGCGAGGACGTGGCGCAGACGCTGTCCAATATCGACGGCGTGGTGACGGCGCGGGTCCATATCGTGCTGCCCGACGCGCCGCAGCTCGGCCAGCCGGTCAAGCCGTCCTCGGCGGCGGTGTTCATCAAGCATCAGCCCGGCGTCGACCTCGACTTCTTCGTGCCCCAGATCCGACGCCTGGTTTCGAGCGCGATCGAAGGCCTCGAATATTCGGCCGTGACCGTGGTGCTCGCCGACGCGCAGCCGACCAAGGTCGCCACGCCCGGCCCGGAGGCGGCGCAGTTCACCGAGGTCGTGCCCGGCGTTTCGATCAAGACGGCAGACGCGACCCGCTTCTGGCAGATCGTGTCCGGCACCGGAGCCCTTATCGCGGCCCTCTTGGTCGCCCTGATCGCCAGCCTCGTCGCCTATGCACGCAAGGGCCGGTCGCGCCGCGACGGGTCCAACGCGCTGGTCGAACCGTCATGA
- the sctL gene encoding type III secretion system stator protein SctL, which translates to MVGYYRLKELGFRLSAGAHVLRGGDVEPLDAATALLKAAEQEAERIRQEARDAYAAEKIRGFEEGLEQARMQAVGRIVEESRVLDDALRDIDRDLTNLVIHAVRKLVDGFSDQDKAEAMVRAALKQMRREKRIQLSVAPSQIEHFRRSIGDIKASFPEIDLVDVVEDPSLDPPRIIVESPVGRVDGHFAQRLDELEAILRRSAVVIAEEDAAEGMPR; encoded by the coding sequence ATGGTCGGCTATTATCGGCTGAAAGAACTCGGCTTTCGTCTCTCCGCCGGCGCCCATGTGCTGCGCGGCGGCGATGTCGAGCCGCTTGATGCCGCCACCGCACTCCTGAAGGCCGCCGAGCAGGAAGCCGAGCGCATCCGCCAGGAGGCGCGCGACGCCTATGCGGCGGAAAAGATCCGCGGCTTCGAGGAAGGCCTCGAACAGGCCCGCATGCAGGCGGTCGGCCGCATCGTGGAGGAAAGCCGCGTCCTTGACGACGCGCTGCGCGACATCGACCGCGATCTGACCAATCTCGTCATCCATGCGGTGCGCAAGCTGGTCGACGGCTTCTCCGACCAGGACAAGGCGGAGGCCATGGTGCGGGCGGCGCTGAAGCAGATGCGGCGCGAGAAGCGCATCCAGCTCTCGGTTGCCCCCAGCCAGATCGAGCATTTTCGCCGCTCGATCGGCGACATCAAGGCGAGCTTCCCGGAGATCGACCTGGTCGATGTGGTCGAGGATCCCTCGCTCGATCCGCCGCGCATCATCGTGGAATCGCCGGTCGGCCGCGTCGACGGTCATTTCGCCCAGCGGCTCGACGAACTCGAGGCGATCCTGCGCCGCAGCGCAGTCGTGATCGCCGAGGAGGATGCCGCGGAGGGGATGCCGCGATGA